The sequence TCCCTGAAGAATCTTCTTCACCCGCCAAAACCCTGCCCATTTCAAAAAAAGCTATTGATTTTATCTCAGAGAATGAACTCTACCTCAATCCCCAAATGGGTTTCATCGTCATCTTCTTCTACAACAATTTGCCAGGCTGTTCCAGGATTGAGGATTGAGCTCTGTGGAAATGGACATCATTGTTGATCAAACGTTTGAAAGATACACAGCAAAATCGATGAAGAGGAATGCGAAAGGCACTGCCATTGTTTGGTTCAGGAATGACTTGAGAGTGTTGGATAATGAAGCTTTGGTGAACGCCTGGCTTTCATCTGAATTTATTTTGCCTGTTTATTGCGTTGATCCTCGACTTTTCCAGACTAGTTATCACTTTGGTTTCCCCAAAACTGGAGGTAATATTTGATTTTAATTTGGAGCATGCATGTTAGACAAGTATTATCATTGAGCTAGAGATTAAAGAAGATCCCTTGAAAAGTAGTTCTAGACTTCAACTTTATGAATAGTTGAGAATTGAGAGAAATAACCCATCAATGTAAATTCGCAACATAGATGAAAATGAATTGCGAAGGAGGTAGTTGTCAAATTAGTTTCTGCTGGTGTAACGTTTTTTCACCCTAATTTGACAGCCCTGAGAACTCAATTTCTTATCGAATGCTTGGCTGACTTGAAGAAGAATCTGATGAAGAAAGGTCTTAACTTGCTCATTAAAAAAGGAAAGCCAGAGGATATTCTTCTTTCTCTTGCAAAATCATTTCAAGCTCACACTGTTAAGTCTCCATTTACTTTTTTAAATATTGTAAACTCTGTATATTGCTTTTGCTATGCATATCTTTAATTAGTTAAAGCAATGTGGTTGTTGAATTGACACCTTTTAGTTTGTCAGGTCTATGCACAGAAAGAAACCTGCAGCGAAGAAGTGAATGTAGAAAAATCAGTAAGCAAAGGCCTAAGGCAAGTGAATTTACCCTCTCCGTCTTCTTCTTCAAAGTTGCAACTTATCTGGGGTACAACTATGTACCACAAAGACAACGTCCCATACGATACAAGCAGTTTGCCGGATATCTACACTCAATTCCGTAAGGTATATATATTTCTGCTAAACTTGAGTTTCCCTTAAAATTGTCAAACAAGAGGGAGTATGTAAACGTTTTTACTTAATATTTCAGTCAGTTGAAGCCAAGTGCGAAGTTCGAGGCTGTATAAAACTTCCTGCATCATTAGGTCCagcaccaaatgttgatgattggGGATCCCTTCCTTCTATTGATCAGCTTGGACTCGAACCTCAAGAGGCATGTTCATTATTCATTTTTCTATTATGCTATGTGCCACCAAAGTTTGAGAGAAATTAACAGACCGAGATTTCAACTTACAGATTAGTAAAGGCATGAAGTTCTTGGGAGGAGAAAGTGCGGCACTGAGCAGAGTAAACGAGTACTTCTGGAAGAAGGTATGCAAACACTAATCTCTGTACCTAAAACTCTCTTAAATTTTTTGTATACACCAAAATGCTGCAGAAGATAAGAAACACTAAATCTTTTGGCCCATCGATTTTCATCAATATTTTGATTCTTTTTTGTATGCATGTGTAGGATTTATTGAGGGTGTATAAAGAAACAAGGAATGGGATGTTAGGACCTGATTACTCCACAAAATTCTCTCCTTGGCTTGCCTCTGGATACATTTCTCCTCGTTACATTTATGAAGAGGTCTTAAAGTCTGATACAAGCCATATGATGCATAATTAACACAATCTTGGTAAACAAGCAGACTAACATGGTTATAATTCCTTGATTCAGGTAATGAGATATGAAAGGGAAAGGCTTGCAAATGATTCAACATACTGGTATTTCTTTTATCCATCCTCTTTCACTAGCACAATACGCTTTACACATTTATAATAAAGCAATGGTTTGATGCCTACAGGGTGCTGTTTGAACTGATATGGAGGGATTACTTCAGGTTTCTATCTGTTAAATATGGAAACTCTATTTTCCATTCAGGTGATGATTAAGGTATAGCC is a genomic window of Rutidosis leptorrhynchoides isolate AG116_Rl617_1_P2 unplaced genomic scaffold, CSIRO_AGI_Rlap_v1 contig65, whole genome shotgun sequence containing:
- the LOC139884976 gene encoding LOW QUALITY PROTEIN: cryptochrome DASH, chloroplastic/mitochondrial (The sequence of the model RefSeq protein was modified relative to this genomic sequence to represent the inferred CDS: inserted 2 bases in 2 codons; deleted 1 base in 1 codon; substituted 1 base at 1 genomic stop codon); this translates as MAIFYLCSSTISSLSLKNLLHPPKPCPFQKKLLILSQRMNSTSIPKWVSSSSSSTTICQAVPGLRIESVEMDIIVDQTFERYTAKSMKRNAKGTAIVWFRNDLRVLDNEALVNAWLSSEFILPVYCVDPRLFQTSYHFGFPKTGALRTQFLIECLADLKKNLMKKGLNLLIKKGKPEDILLSLAKSFQAHTVYAQKETCSEEVNVEKSVSKGLRQVNLPSPSSSSKLQLIWGTTMYHKDNVPYDTSSLPDIYTQFRKSVEAKCEVRGCIKLPASLGPAPNVDDWGSLPSIDQLGLEPQEISKGMKFLGGESAALSRVNEYFWKKDLLRVYKETRNGMLGPDYSTKFSPWLASGYISPRYIYEEVMRYERERLANDSTYWVLFELIWRDYFRFLSVKYGNSIFHSGGPXNIEHKWNQDKKLFESWRDGFTGYPLIDANMKELTMTGFMSNRGRLSFLVRDMGLDWRMGAEWFKTCLLDYDPCSNYGNXTYGAGVGNDPREDRYFSIPKQVEFFHPEGEYVXYWLPQLRRLPKVKRNFPGSIDYIKLVVLLYFACSLSGMSHYCITNHGHQDST